A single genomic interval of bacterium harbors:
- the ispG gene encoding flavodoxin-dependent (E)-4-hydroxy-3-methylbut-2-enyl-diphosphate synthase produces MSASATSQKPRHKTLAFGVGSLAIGGRSPVSIQSMTKTRTDDVRGTVRQIRRLERAGCEMVRMAVPDMNAAAALPEIRKRVALPLVADVHFDYRLALAAIKAGFDKVRINPGNIGAEWKVREIVNAAKDSGAAIRVGVNAGSVEKSVLRKHRHPTVAAMAESMTVCLEPFEKLGFKRIVLSAKSTDVPETIAVYRQLSRHWPYPLHVGLTEAGPPFEGAIRSTAALSVLLLEGIGDTIRISLTGDPVQEVTAGYELLGALGLRRRGPLVYSCPTCGRTGIDVIGLTRKTKQALSAHAEPIKVAVMGCVVNGPGEAREADFGIAGGKGRGIVFAHGRVVRTCAEDELVEALLREVEKSSRWPQRTEPRRAPRPAMASGQP; encoded by the coding sequence TTGAGCGCGTCAGCTACTAGCCAGAAGCCACGACACAAGACGCTGGCCTTCGGCGTCGGCTCACTGGCAATCGGTGGCCGGTCGCCGGTCTCTATCCAATCCATGACCAAGACGCGCACCGACGACGTGAGGGGAACCGTACGCCAGATCCGTCGGCTGGAACGTGCGGGCTGCGAAATGGTGCGCATGGCCGTGCCCGACATGAACGCTGCCGCAGCACTGCCCGAAATCCGCAAGCGTGTCGCTTTGCCGCTGGTTGCCGACGTCCACTTCGACTATCGCCTGGCCCTGGCCGCGATCAAGGCCGGGTTCGACAAAGTGCGAATCAACCCCGGTAACATCGGCGCGGAGTGGAAGGTGCGCGAGATCGTCAACGCGGCAAAGGACTCGGGAGCGGCAATCCGAGTCGGGGTCAATGCCGGTTCCGTCGAGAAATCAGTCTTGCGAAAACACCGGCACCCCACGGTCGCGGCAATGGCCGAAAGCATGACGGTCTGCCTGGAGCCGTTCGAGAAGCTTGGGTTCAAGAGGATTGTGCTGTCGGCCAAGTCCACTGATGTACCTGAGACTATCGCCGTGTATCGCCAGCTGTCACGGCACTGGCCGTACCCGCTTCACGTTGGGCTGACCGAAGCCGGACCACCCTTCGAGGGCGCAATTCGCTCCACCGCCGCGCTGTCGGTCCTGCTTCTGGAGGGTATCGGCGACACAATCCGCATCTCGCTGACCGGTGATCCGGTGCAGGAAGTCACAGCCGGGTACGAACTACTGGGCGCGCTGGGGCTGCGCCGCCGCGGGCCGCTGGTCTATTCCTGCCCCACCTGTGGTCGTACCGGCATCGACGTCATTGGCCTGACTCGCAAAACGAAGCAGGCGCTGAGCGCGCACGCGGAGCCGATCAAGGTAGCGGTAATGGGTTGCGTCGTGAATGGGCCCGGTGAGGCGCGTGAGGCCGACTTCGGGATTGCCGGCGGCAAAGGCCGCGGCATTGTCTTCGCTCACGGCCGGGTAGTCAGGACCTGCGCCGAAGACGAACTCGTCGAGGCACTGCTTCGCGAGGTCGAGAAGTCTAGTCGCTGGCCCCAGCGGACAGAGCCGCGCCGAGCGCCGCGGCCAGCAATGGCTTCCGGGCAACCGTGA
- the murA gene encoding UDP-N-acetylglucosamine 1-carboxyvinyltransferase — MDKFIIRGPTRLEGSVAVAAAKNAVLPILAACLLTEETCTIRDVPLLEDVKTMTKLLRSLGIQVEQRKHTVRITAAGKVERIASYDIVRKMRASYYVLGPLLGRFGDARVSLPGGCAIGPRPVDLHLKGIAALGAEVNIEHGYIHATGRLRGGSMLLEGASGPSVGATANTMMAAVLAEGDTVIQGAACEPEVTDLADFLTGMGARIEGGGTPVIRIRGVKRLRGTEYRPIPDRVEAGTLAVAAAITHGDLEITDCEPAHLTSAIDCLRKTGATVETGKRKLIVSAERRPASVTITTAPYPGFATDLQAQFTALLACGQGTSVVTENVFEARFLHALELNRMGARIDINGRTAVVQGVENLSGAQVMASDLRASAALVLAGLAAKGETEVQRIYHLDRGYESLESKLGAVGAKIERVSY; from the coding sequence ATGGACAAGTTTATCATCCGTGGTCCGACCCGCCTCGAAGGTTCGGTCGCCGTCGCTGCCGCCAAGAACGCGGTCCTTCCCATTCTTGCCGCGTGCCTGCTGACCGAGGAAACGTGCACGATCCGTGACGTGCCGCTCCTGGAGGACGTCAAAACCATGACCAAGCTCCTCCGCTCGCTCGGCATCCAGGTCGAACAGCGAAAGCACACCGTCCGAATCACAGCGGCAGGCAAAGTCGAACGCATCGCCAGCTACGATATCGTGCGCAAGATGCGCGCCAGCTACTACGTGCTCGGACCCTTGCTGGGACGCTTCGGCGACGCGCGGGTCTCGTTGCCGGGCGGCTGCGCTATTGGTCCGCGCCCGGTTGACCTGCATTTGAAGGGCATCGCCGCGCTCGGGGCGGAAGTGAACATCGAACACGGTTACATCCACGCCACCGGCCGTCTGCGCGGCGGCAGCATGCTGCTCGAAGGCGCATCCGGGCCCAGCGTGGGCGCGACCGCCAACACGATGATGGCTGCAGTGCTTGCCGAAGGCGACACGGTCATCCAGGGCGCCGCCTGCGAGCCGGAAGTCACGGACCTCGCTGATTTCCTGACCGGCATGGGCGCCAGGATCGAAGGCGGCGGTACGCCGGTCATCAGAATCAGGGGTGTGAAGCGCCTGCGCGGCACCGAGTACCGGCCGATTCCGGACCGGGTTGAGGCCGGCACGCTTGCGGTCGCAGCCGCCATAACGCACGGCGACCTGGAGATCACCGATTGCGAACCAGCCCACCTGACATCGGCCATCGACTGCCTGCGCAAGACTGGCGCAACCGTGGAGACGGGAAAACGCAAGCTCATTGTCAGCGCGGAGCGACGTCCCGCATCGGTCACGATCACAACCGCGCCATACCCCGGATTCGCGACCGATCTGCAGGCTCAGTTCACGGCGCTCCTGGCATGCGGCCAGGGCACGAGTGTAGTGACCGAGAATGTCTTCGAAGCCCGGTTCCTGCACGCGCTGGAGCTTAACCGCATGGGCGCCAGGATCGACATTAATGGCCGGACCGCGGTCGTTCAGGGCGTCGAGAACCTGTCTGGGGCACAGGTCATGGCGTCCGACCTCCGCGCGTCGGCCGCACTGGTCCTGGCTGGGCTCGCCGCGAAAGGCGAGACCGAAGTCCAACGTATTTACCACCTCGACCGGGGATACGAGTCGCTTGAATCGAAGCTAGGAGCCGTCGGGGCGAAGATTGAGCGCGTCAGCTACTAG
- a CDS encoding T9SS type A sorting domain-containing protein, protein MFVAILSIVLLSVTPGGPVPPSGPVPLGGGGPDTFGYKYLDSDTTGPGAPTYNWFSIKGVGTKITSLGDDNTAGPFAIGFNFPYYWYRVSSVIVGSNGYITFGDASSNASPFHAVPSTSKPNNQLAPLLTDLDCGSTYSPHGSVWYWTNHSDSFIVEYDSIGFWSTGGNNTFQILLTKADSSIKFQYQQQSGAPYNGWSATDNQTGIENVSGAIGLNYLSGTTPASNAIHDSLAVRFFPPESTTLKVHDVGVRNAMNDRNGGVFTVNGRPLSFWAVVKNYGNQAEAGYQTYFKVLRQSGTTLFSDSTWASPSNAGQTESLPLAGQWRPATNGTYVIKIYTKMSGDMLAANDTATIELHVVSMPALLTYDSGTPPSSMYWNAPGGFGNRFVPPVYPCSIQGARVYMQENAVTSTPSISICAPDSLGAPGAVLYESTVTVSSAAWYTVTPSSAVVIDSGAFFVCAMSDTTGEPSFGMDSVPPLSNQGWENSGVWAPSRDGDVRDVAANATISGPVGILEPVKATPIRAPARIDVNPNPFGGMTTIRLLNPTGLEKAVELYDATGSVVRTLSLSRDQAILDGRHLAGGIYFARVAGAEAPVAKVIVTH, encoded by the coding sequence ATGTTCGTTGCTATTCTGTCAATTGTGCTGCTGTCGGTCACGCCGGGCGGCCCGGTGCCACCCAGCGGGCCGGTGCCGCTCGGCGGCGGCGGGCCGGACACATTCGGTTACAAGTACCTGGACTCGGACACGACCGGGCCGGGCGCCCCTACGTACAATTGGTTCAGCATCAAGGGCGTGGGCACCAAGATAACCAGCCTCGGTGACGACAACACTGCCGGGCCGTTTGCGATCGGGTTCAACTTCCCTTATTACTGGTACCGTGTCAGCTCAGTCATCGTCGGTTCCAACGGCTACATCACGTTCGGCGACGCTTCTTCGAATGCATCGCCTTTCCACGCGGTCCCGAGCACGTCCAAGCCGAACAACCAGCTTGCCCCGTTATTGACTGACCTTGACTGCGGCTCCACCTATTCGCCTCACGGATCGGTCTGGTACTGGACGAACCACAGCGACAGCTTCATCGTTGAGTACGACAGCATCGGGTTCTGGAGCACGGGCGGCAACAACACGTTCCAGATTCTTCTGACCAAGGCGGACTCGTCCATCAAGTTCCAGTACCAGCAACAGAGCGGCGCGCCGTACAACGGCTGGAGTGCCACCGACAACCAGACCGGTATCGAGAATGTCTCGGGCGCTATCGGCCTGAACTACCTGTCCGGCACGACTCCGGCGAGTAACGCAATCCACGACAGCCTCGCGGTCCGTTTCTTTCCGCCCGAGTCAACCACGCTGAAGGTCCACGACGTGGGTGTCCGCAATGCGATGAACGACCGCAACGGCGGTGTGTTCACGGTCAACGGCCGGCCGCTCTCCTTCTGGGCAGTGGTCAAGAACTACGGCAACCAGGCCGAGGCCGGGTACCAGACCTACTTCAAGGTGCTGCGGCAGAGCGGTACGACTCTCTTCTCTGACTCAACGTGGGCCTCGCCGTCGAATGCCGGCCAGACCGAATCACTGCCGCTCGCGGGCCAGTGGCGGCCAGCCACGAACGGCACCTATGTCATCAAGATCTACACCAAGATGAGCGGTGACATGCTGGCCGCGAACGACACGGCGACGATCGAACTCCACGTGGTCTCCATGCCGGCACTGCTCACTTACGACAGCGGCACGCCCCCCAGCTCGATGTACTGGAATGCCCCGGGCGGCTTCGGCAACCGGTTCGTGCCGCCGGTCTACCCGTGCTCGATACAGGGCGCGCGGGTCTACATGCAGGAGAACGCGGTGACTTCGACGCCGTCTATCTCCATCTGCGCCCCGGACTCCCTGGGCGCGCCGGGTGCGGTGTTGTACGAATCGACGGTCACGGTTTCCTCCGCGGCCTGGTACACTGTGACTCCGTCCAGCGCGGTGGTCATTGACAGCGGTGCGTTCTTTGTCTGCGCCATGTCGGACACGACCGGCGAACCGTCGTTCGGCATGGATTCCGTCCCGCCGCTCTCCAACCAGGGTTGGGAAAACAGCGGGGTATGGGCACCGAGCCGCGACGGCGACGTGCGTGACGTCGCCGCGAACGCGACGATTTCCGGACCGGTCGGGATTCTGGAGCCGGTGAAGGCGACGCCGATCCGGGCGCCGGCGCGGATTGATGTCAACCCGAATCCGTTCGGCGGCATGACCACAATTCGACTGCTCAACCCGACCGGGCTGGAGAAGGCGGTGGAGCTCTACGATGCAACCGGCAGCGTGGTGCGGACACTCAGCCTGAGCCGCGACCAGGCGATACTCGATGGCCGGCATCTGGCGGGCGGCATCTACTTCGCTCGCGTGGCCGGGGCCGAGGCGCCGGTGGCCAAGGTCATCGTCACGCACTAG